ACATTGTCCTAATTTCAGCTCCTACTTTAGTTGGTAATATAAGGAGTGACAAGTAAAAAAGTGGTACTGCTAAGAATAGATATCTAATAAACAGACTCTTCCTATAAAAGTAAACCATCTTCCTTTCCTTCTTGctaatattttcaaaactttgttcaGAACTGGCTACCAGAACTTAAATTTCCACGGATTGGCCTCCACATTTATTCCAAGGTATGTAAATGGTAAATGCAATGATGCAATTAAGAATCGAAGAAGAGCTCTCAATGATTGATGTGACTATCACCCTTATTTTACTATTGTGAAAGTTCACCTTAAGGCCAGACACCAATTCCAAACATCTTATAGTGCCTCTTTTACAGtcattattttctcaatttgaGCCTTACATATTAATAGTGTGTAATCTGCAAATTGTCCAAGCCTTAATATAGAATGtagaagatagaaagaaataaaatggcAGTAAGAGGCTAACAGTTCAAAGGTAAAACACTTGCCATTTTGTTGAGACACGTTCACAGTATCCTGACACTGGAACTCATTCATATCTAGTGTCGTATCCATTCTCCTATTTAAAGTTTTACTCATATATAGAGCATATTCACTCATTGACTCAGCAGGAAGCGAGAGAAGCGGAATCTACAGTTGAGGCAACAGAGTCGGGAGCGGGAACCTTACTTCTCTTACGCTTCGGCACCATTTTTGTTGGTTTCAGGCTTCTCCGGGAATCTTTAGGGATTAGGTTACGGACTGCCTCCATACTCTTCGACTGGCTCGTAACTCGGAAGCTCTCATCGGAAGAAGCAGGCAACACGCTCTTGCCTTCGGAGAAACTTATTCTCTCGACGGAGGTTACGCAGCACTCTTGCCATTTGAGCTCTGCCAAATCCGCCACCACGTCCTCCAATGCCACCGCCGCAAACGCCGAGACGCTGTCACGTAGGGTCGAACGCGGCACATCTACAAGATCCAGCGACTCCACCGCCTCCACCAGCACCTTCTGCTCACGGAATCCAGATAGGTTTTGCAATTTCTCAAAACCAAAACATATTCGATAATCATCTGTTGTTCGAAGATTTGCGGAGAGAGACCTAAACTACCCAAGCAATCTAGAACTTCTAATCTTAAAGCGcgttaaatttaaaagaaagtgaggaataaaaattaagaagaaaacGGTTAAAATAGGCAACGTTTCCCCGCAAATTTTTGTTAGTAACCAAACGGAACTTAAGATTAGCTTGATAGAGAAAAGAACCTTGGGAGCGTTGTGGATTTTCTTGAAGCCATGAATGCGGATGACCTTTGACAGTAGGAGGAAGAAAAATTAACAATGAAATGCATAATGTTTGAGAGAAAATTGACAACGAAAATGAGAATTGAAATGTTCATAGAAGGAATGGAACCTGATTAAGTTGATTCATTGTTAGGTGAAGCGTTTGCCGAGAATGAAGGAAGTGGAGATAGTCCTCCAGCCACACTTTGTCGTTCTTCGTAGGCCGTTTCTTCGTGGAGCTTCCTTGCGATTGCGGAATGGCGGTTGGTAATTCTTGTGCCATGGTTtatgaacaaaaagaaagaagcgTAACATTATATACCACACTATTGTACGCGCGTGATATTGGTATTTGTTAACCATTAATAACTATTTCgctcaatatataaattaaaagctGAATATTCTATCTAACACTCGACTTTATTAGGTCtattcactacaaaaaatattgaattttagaAAGAGTTATTTTTCTGCGATTTTGAAAACCCAGGAAATTTTCGGCGATTTATAATAAAAACCGCCCctaaattgtttttctattttttaaataattttccaaaaatatcTACCTGACTCCCTTTTCCTAAAATACTTTGTGACACATTTCTGCTCCTAATTTTCCCTAAACCCTAATTCTCTCTCTCAATTCATTTCTGCCTTCGTACATTTTCCTCCAAaaagttcaccataatcatttTCCTCCAAGCCCCGCACCATCTTCTTGTTGGTCTTCCCTTGCGTTGTGTTCGTCGTCGAGGCGTCGAGACGTTGTGTTCGCTCTCGGAATTCCTCACAGCTGCGTAGGTTACTTTATTTTCAGTTCATTCattgattcattttttttttctgttcatttTCACTCTACGTTTGAACTTATGATTACTTTCGGAATTGAAACGGTAGAAAAGCACGTTTTAGGTTTATGATTAGTCTTGTGTTTTCTATATTAATGTATGAGAAGGGTGTGAAGTATGAGGAGGTGAGAGGCGAGGCAAGACAAGGGGTGAGAATGATGAATCTCTTGAGCTCTGTTCCAACACAGACAACGAGGAAGCCTTTTGGAACCATGTCTGCACTGTTGGAAGCAGAGGAAGATTTTCTTCACGGATCTTGTTACACTTtagaaattttaagaaaacccaattaatttgttttggttCTAAGGGATTTTCTcattttgctttgttttgttttgttttttgtttttctttataacaCCCTGTTTTG
The Vigna angularis cultivar LongXiaoDou No.4 chromosome 5, ASM1680809v1, whole genome shotgun sequence genome window above contains:
- the LOC108339677 gene encoding uncharacterized protein LOC108339677 isoform X2, which translates into the protein MAQELPTAIPQSQGSSTKKRPTKNDKVWLEDYLHFLHSRQTLHLTMNQLNQVIRIHGFKKIHNAPKKVLVEAVESLDLVDVPRSTLRDSVSAFAAVALEDVVADLAELKWQECCVTSVERISFSEGKSVLPASSDESFRVTSQSKSMEAVRNLIPKDSRRSLKPTKMVPKRKRSKVPAPDSVASTVDSASLASC
- the LOC108339677 gene encoding uncharacterized protein LOC108339677 isoform X1, whose translation is MAQELPTAIPQSQGSSTKKRPTKNDKVWLEDYLHFLHSRQTLHLTMNQLNQVIRIHGFKKIHNAPKKLQNLSGFREQKVLVEAVESLDLVDVPRSTLRDSVSAFAAVALEDVVADLAELKWQECCVTSVERISFSEGKSVLPASSDESFRVTSQSKSMEAVRNLIPKDSRRSLKPTKMVPKRKRSKVPAPDSVASTVDSASLASC